Below is a window of Pseudomonas sp. B21-040 DNA.
CTCTGACATCCCTGTCCAGCTTAGTCTCAGTCGATGCGCTTGGCCGACTTGATGAGGACCGGGTCGGCCGGCACGTCTTTCATGCCACCACGTACAGTGGTCGGCGAGTTGACGATGATGTCGACCACGTCCATGCCTTTGACCACTTTGCCGAACACGGCGTAGCCATCGCCCTGATCAAGGAAATCGTTGTCCTTGACGTTGATGAAGAACTGGCTGGTGGCCGAATCAGGCGCCGAGGTGCGTGCCATGGACAAGGTGCCACGAACGTTGACCAGACCGTTCTTGTGTTCGTTCTTGATCGCGTCCTTGGTTTCTTTTTGTTGCATTTGTTGGGTGAACCCGCCGCCCTGGACCATGAATCCAGGAATCACACGGTGGAAAATCGTGTTGTTGTAGAAGCCGCTGTCGACGTAATCAAGAAAGTTCTTGGTACTGATCGGCGCCTTGACCGGGTCCAGTTCGATTTCAATCTGGCCGTTGGTGGTTTCCAGCAGAACGTGCGGCGCCTTGGCAGGCGTCGCAGCCATCAGGTTGGCAGCAAACAGCACGGAGCCGGCGACGAGGGCGATTTTTTTCAGCATGGGTCAGTGATCCTGAGTGGGGTGGTGTCGACTGCGGTGAGAAACTCGAGCAGTGTGTGGTTGAAGTGTTCGGGCTGGTCCAGCGGGGTGGCGTGGCGCGAATCGGCGATCACCACCAGCCGCGCATCGGGCAGCAGTTTTACATAGGTTTCCTTCAGTGCAACCGGGGTGTAATCACGGTCGGCACTGACGATGAGGGTTGGACAGGAGACCCTCGAAAGTCGTTCCTGGACTCCCCAGCCAACAATGGCATCGAAGCTGGCGAGATAAGCATGTTTGTCGTTTTTTGCCCAGCGCGCGGCCATTTTTTGTCGCAGGTCCGCCTGTTCCGGTTTCGGAAACAGCTTGTCGCCGAGGGCTTTGCCGATGGTACCCAAACTGAGGACGCGCATCAGGCTCCAGCGTTTGAACCACTGCCAATAATCGTCGCGACTGCGTAATTTGACCTGTGGCGCACTATTCACGATGGTCAGGCTCTTGAGTAATTGCGGTTGATCCACGGCCAGTTGAAAACCGATCATGCCGCCCATCGACAGCCCCACGTAGTGCACCGGGCCGAGGTTCAAATGTTCGATCAGCGCGATCAGGTCAGCGCTGAAACCGGCAATACTGTAGCGCTCGCGGGGCTTGTCGGAGCGACCGTGGCCACGCACATCAGGGACGATCACCCGGTAGCGCGCAGACAGTGCAGGGATCTGCATTTCCCAGTCCAGCGTGCTGGAACCCAGGCCGTGGACCAGCAGCAACGGCGTGCCATGGCCATATTCCTCGTAGTGCAGGTTGCAACCTTCATGTTCGAAATAGGCCATGCAGATACTCCTTATCAGGCTTGTTCAGGGGCGGCGAAAGGCGCGTCCAGCGGTGCGGTGTCGAAGGTGCGCAGCAGTTCAATGAGAATCTGCGTCGCCGGCCCCAAGGGTTTGTCCTTGTTCGAATACAGGTAAAAACTCGGGTTGCGGCTGCCGCCCTGATCCAACGGTAGCAGCTTGAGCGTGCCTTCCTTGAGTTCTCGTTCGATCATGTGCCGGGGCAGCCAGGCGAACCCCAGGCCGCTGCTGACAAACGTCGCGGCGGTGGCCAGGCTGCCGACGGTCCAGCGCTGTTCGGCTCCAAGCCAGCCGACGTCGCGCGGTTGTTGCCGACCGGAGTCGCGGATCACCACTTGCATCTGGCTTTCCAGGTCCTGGAAATTCAACTCACGGTTGAGGCGGTGCAGCGCATGTTCGGGATGGGCCACTGCGACGAATTCTACGTCGCTCAACTCCGCTCCCAGATAACCCGGGATGCTCAATCCCGTGATCGCCAGGTCGGCCACACCTTCGAGCAAAACTTCCTCCACGCCCGAAAGCACCTCTTCACGCAGGCGAACCCGGCAGCCGCGGCTT
It encodes the following:
- a CDS encoding peptidylprolyl isomerase, which produces MLKKIALVAGSVLFAANLMAATPAKAPHVLLETTNGQIEIELDPVKAPISTKNFLDYVDSGFYNNTIFHRVIPGFMVQGGGFTQQMQQKETKDAIKNEHKNGLVNVRGTLSMARTSAPDSATSQFFINVKDNDFLDQGDGYAVFGKVVKGMDVVDIIVNSPTTVRGGMKDVPADPVLIKSAKRID
- a CDS encoding LysR family transcriptional regulator; amino-acid sequence: MKAPRVTLDQWRTLQAVVDHGGFAQAAEALHRSQSSVSYTVARMQDQLGVPLLRIDGRKAVLTEAGGVLLRRSRQLVKQASQLEDLAHHMEQGWEAEVRLVVDAAYPSARLVRALTAFMPQSRGCRVRLREEVLSGVEEVLLEGVADLAITGLSIPGYLGAELSDVEFVAVAHPEHALHRLNRELNFQDLESQMQVVIRDSGRQQPRDVGWLGAEQRWTVGSLATAATFVSSGLGFAWLPRHMIERELKEGTLKLLPLDQGGSRNPSFYLYSNKDKPLGPATQILIELLRTFDTAPLDAPFAAPEQA